Proteins encoded within one genomic window of Haloferax volcanii DS2:
- a CDS encoding TetR/AcrR family transcriptional regulator, which produces MDKRGPLFADEPEDTKTEILKATFDALAEHGYANLTIDRISQHFSKSEGLVFYHYDGKDDVLLDLLDYLLNRVVQVGMPVADDGDPETRLRILLDQVIPGPDEREIRDYETVLTELRMQAAQDEAFRACFNQSQDVFRETIREILRDGIESGDFRDVDPELVTGFLVTLVSGLTFERVTTGASRSIRSELDSYIEYRLLADADDADSGDA; this is translated from the coding sequence ATGGACAAACGGGGCCCTCTTTTTGCCGATGAGCCCGAAGATACCAAGACCGAGATTTTGAAAGCGACGTTTGATGCGCTTGCCGAACACGGCTATGCCAACCTGACGATCGACCGGATCAGCCAGCACTTTTCCAAGTCAGAAGGGCTGGTCTTCTACCATTACGATGGAAAAGACGACGTTCTCTTGGACCTTCTCGACTACCTTCTTAACCGAGTCGTACAGGTTGGGATGCCCGTCGCTGACGACGGAGACCCAGAAACCCGACTTCGAATCCTCCTCGACCAGGTCATCCCCGGACCTGACGAACGAGAGATTCGGGATTACGAAACGGTACTGACGGAACTGCGGATGCAGGCGGCACAAGACGAAGCGTTCCGAGCGTGTTTCAATCAGTCCCAAGACGTTTTCCGCGAAACGATACGGGAGATACTACGAGACGGCATCGAATCAGGGGATTTCAGAGACGTGGACCCAGAACTAGTCACGGGCTTTCTGGTGACGCTGGTTAGCGGACTCACCTTCGAACGGGTGACGACAGGGGCCTCCCGTTCCATTCGGTCGGAGCTGGATAGCTATATCGAGTACAGGCTCTTGGCCGACGCCGACGACGCTGACAGTGGAGACGCTTGA
- a CDS encoding COG1361 S-layer family protein, with the protein MTARGLTFQIDDENAPIDVQTRQVSLGNFPTGSTEKTVSVTIPEDAEPGTYQLPVTYAYSHTRQLRYSSSGTTEGTDSTRTETGTITIRINDDARFEIIETNATTQVGDDNDISFTLRNTGSEVAKAASVNAESKSSSLTFESGDTSSTASVGDWEPGENRTITYRAALQSGSVARAYALDLVVNYDDSDGISRASNPITTTVESLPEQSFAFSDVSSSLRVGEDGEVVGTVENTGPHTVRSVTIRPVNGSETVIPGEDSTAVGSLAPGESKSFRLPMEVTSEAEVGDKLLNVEVRYRDGDGDQRTYDKLDLLTTIGPDRDEFGLAVSDRTITVGKSRVVTVEVTNNLNETVTDIEARLFADDPLSAAGSDTSYIESLEPGESATLAFEVTASSAATAGSTYPISFDFRYTDSDGSTHLTDTFRKPLDAVQPQNSGVSPMTLILGLGVVVAGGVAVVYWRRK; encoded by the coding sequence ATGACTGCGAGGGGATTAACGTTCCAAATAGACGACGAAAACGCTCCAATCGACGTCCAAACCAGGCAGGTCTCTCTCGGGAACTTCCCGACTGGAAGCACCGAGAAGACAGTCTCGGTCACTATCCCGGAAGACGCTGAACCGGGAACCTATCAACTTCCGGTCACCTACGCGTATTCGCACACTCGCCAGCTTCGGTATAGCTCCAGCGGAACCACTGAGGGAACCGATTCCACGCGAACGGAGACCGGCACGATAACGATTCGAATCAACGACGACGCCCGGTTCGAAATCATCGAAACAAACGCGACGACCCAAGTCGGTGATGACAACGATATCTCGTTCACACTCAGGAACACCGGCTCGGAAGTTGCGAAAGCCGCGAGTGTGAACGCAGAGTCGAAGAGTAGCTCCTTGACGTTCGAGTCCGGCGACACGTCCTCGACGGCGTCCGTTGGCGACTGGGAGCCGGGCGAAAACCGGACGATTACGTACCGTGCAGCGCTCCAATCCGGCTCCGTCGCGCGCGCATATGCGCTGGACCTCGTGGTCAATTACGACGACAGTGACGGTATCAGTCGTGCGTCTAATCCGATTACGACCACTGTCGAGTCGCTCCCCGAGCAGTCGTTCGCCTTCTCTGACGTCTCCTCGTCGCTCCGAGTGGGCGAAGATGGAGAAGTCGTCGGCACAGTCGAGAACACCGGCCCTCACACGGTTCGAAGCGTGACTATTCGACCGGTTAACGGTTCGGAAACAGTCATTCCGGGTGAGGACTCCACCGCCGTCGGGTCGCTCGCACCGGGCGAATCCAAGTCCTTCCGCCTCCCGATGGAGGTTACGAGTGAGGCGGAGGTCGGTGACAAATTACTCAATGTCGAGGTTCGGTATCGTGACGGCGACGGAGACCAGCGGACCTACGACAAACTCGACCTCCTGACGACTATCGGCCCGGACCGAGACGAGTTCGGACTCGCGGTTTCCGACCGGACGATTACCGTCGGTAAATCGAGGGTCGTCACCGTCGAAGTGACGAACAACCTCAACGAGACGGTCACCGATATCGAAGCGCGTCTATTCGCTGACGACCCCCTCAGCGCCGCTGGTTCGGACACGAGCTACATCGAGTCCTTAGAGCCCGGTGAGTCCGCGACGCTGGCGTTCGAAGTGACGGCGTCGTCGGCGGCGACGGCGGGAAGCACGTACCCCATCTCGTTCGACTTCCGCTACACGGATAGTGACGGCAGCACGCACCTCACGGACACGTTCAGGAAACCGCTGGATGCCGTTCAGCCCCAGAACAGCGGCGTGTCGCCGATGACGCTCATCTTAGGGTTGGGGGTGGTTGTCGCAGGCGGTGTCGCAGTCGTCTACTGGAGGCGGAAGTAA
- a CDS encoding efflux RND transporter permease subunit, translated as MSLAERIETATERLNTTIVDRPRVVVVAFLLLTGVFIGGLGSVQMSAGGLDAFTDDLPEQKTLDEVEQNFEQPFQTDAQTTTQLIRTKSNVLTREALVRDARLLERVAEHDEYRMESARGPAPIIAQHLNPSATTPADYRRTLERATPSEIRQAVRELDDSSRLSGVVSNDFNPTSVSASASITTISHDFPGSFGDDDLTAVQTDLQAIADDTPGDVRAFGSGTTETEISQSVQDSLLIVMPVVILLLLFFLVVAYRDPIDVLLGLVALVMTIIWTFGFLGYSGIPFSQQMISVPVLLLAVGVDFGIHIINRYREETERGFEAVEAMREANTQLLIAFVIVTVTAVFGFGANVISDLTPIRNLGIASAVGIIFTFLIFGLFLPATKLVCDNVRTRLGVPEFNTAPIASEESALGRVLAFPARVSQHAPAVIVLVLLLSSSLMGAYGAGVGTSFENEDFLPPEELPAYVTGLPEPFSPGEYTITSTINLLDDKFGSSQGSTVKIYARGNFKEDHALEALAAPNDNPPESFAVGPGGQAEARNIVTVIQSHAERDEEFAALVARNDQNDNGIPDRNLERIYDELFASSASGRAEQYLTEDYRSALVEYQTDSDASQTEVTTGGEEMADEFHFKATSTGDVVVRAAVMDRIFQSAIQGLVLAVVLTAVFLVAIYGVLERKPLLGVVNVFPILIAIAFLLGTMRYLDITLNALTATILSISVGVGIAYSVHTTHRFIDEFDATTGAHEAMMITLTGTGGALFGSMLTTALGTGSLALAITPILGNFGVLIGLSVTYSFLAAVIALPPAVLLWERIRQWDLDPLARLRPATR; from the coding sequence ATGTCACTGGCTGAGAGGATTGAAACGGCGACCGAACGCCTCAACACGACAATCGTGGACCGCCCACGCGTAGTCGTCGTCGCCTTTTTGCTGCTCACGGGTGTGTTCATCGGCGGGTTAGGGTCTGTGCAGATGAGCGCTGGCGGACTCGACGCGTTCACGGATGACTTACCCGAACAGAAAACCCTCGATGAGGTCGAACAGAACTTCGAGCAGCCGTTCCAGACGGATGCTCAGACGACGACGCAACTCATTCGGACGAAGAGCAACGTTCTGACTCGGGAGGCGCTCGTCCGCGACGCTCGCCTGCTCGAACGCGTTGCCGAACACGATGAGTACCGGATGGAATCGGCTCGTGGCCCGGCTCCGATCATTGCGCAGCATCTCAATCCGTCGGCGACGACACCGGCAGACTACCGGCGAACGCTCGAACGGGCGACTCCGTCCGAAATCAGACAGGCCGTTCGCGAACTCGACGACTCGTCCCGACTGTCCGGAGTGGTCTCGAACGATTTCAATCCGACCAGCGTCTCCGCGTCTGCCTCGATTACGACGATTTCGCATGACTTCCCGGGGAGCTTCGGTGACGACGACCTGACTGCTGTCCAGACGGACCTCCAAGCGATTGCTGACGACACGCCGGGCGACGTTCGTGCGTTCGGGTCGGGGACGACCGAAACAGAGATTTCGCAGTCCGTACAGGACTCGCTTCTGATCGTGATGCCCGTCGTAATCCTGTTGTTACTCTTCTTCTTGGTGGTCGCGTATCGCGACCCCATCGACGTGCTGTTGGGACTTGTCGCACTCGTGATGACGATTATCTGGACGTTCGGATTCCTCGGCTATTCGGGGATTCCGTTTAGCCAGCAGATGATTTCGGTCCCGGTGTTACTGCTTGCGGTCGGTGTCGACTTCGGCATCCACATTATCAACCGCTACCGAGAAGAGACCGAACGCGGGTTCGAAGCGGTCGAAGCGATGCGAGAAGCGAACACCCAACTCCTCATCGCGTTCGTCATCGTCACCGTGACGGCGGTGTTCGGATTCGGCGCAAACGTCATCTCCGACCTGACGCCGATTCGGAATCTGGGTATCGCCTCGGCGGTCGGGATTATCTTCACGTTCCTCATCTTCGGGCTGTTTTTACCCGCCACCAAGTTGGTGTGCGACAATGTGCGCACGCGGCTCGGAGTCCCGGAGTTCAACACCGCTCCGATCGCGTCAGAAGAATCGGCCCTCGGACGAGTGTTAGCGTTCCCTGCGCGGGTGAGCCAACACGCCCCGGCAGTGATCGTCTTGGTGTTGCTGCTATCGAGTAGTTTGATGGGCGCGTACGGGGCTGGCGTCGGCACCTCGTTCGAAAACGAGGACTTCCTGCCGCCCGAGGAGCTTCCGGCCTACGTCACAGGGCTACCTGAGCCGTTCAGCCCGGGGGAGTACACGATTACGTCAACCATCAACTTGCTCGATGATAAATTTGGGAGCAGCCAGGGGAGCACGGTGAAAATATACGCCCGAGGGAACTTCAAGGAAGACCACGCGCTCGAAGCCCTCGCAGCTCCGAACGACAATCCCCCGGAGTCGTTTGCAGTTGGACCCGGTGGGCAGGCAGAGGCCCGGAACATCGTGACGGTCATTCAATCCCACGCGGAGCGAGACGAAGAGTTCGCTGCCTTAGTCGCCCGGAACGACCAGAACGATAACGGGATTCCCGACCGGAACCTCGAACGAATTTACGACGAACTGTTCGCTTCCTCAGCGAGTGGGCGGGCCGAACAGTATCTCACTGAGGATTACCGGTCCGCACTGGTCGAATATCAGACTGACTCTGATGCGTCACAGACGGAAGTGACAACTGGTGGGGAAGAAATGGCAGATGAGTTCCACTTTAAAGCAACGTCTACGGGAGATGTCGTCGTCCGCGCAGCGGTGATGGACCGTATCTTCCAGTCTGCGATTCAGGGACTCGTCCTCGCGGTCGTCCTGACCGCCGTGTTCCTCGTGGCGATATACGGTGTCCTGGAGCGGAAACCGCTGCTCGGCGTGGTCAACGTCTTCCCGATACTGATTGCAATCGCGTTCTTGCTCGGGACGATGCGGTATCTGGATATCACGCTGAACGCGCTGACCGCGACGATTCTCTCCATCTCGGTCGGGGTCGGCATCGCCTATTCGGTGCACACGACCCACCGCTTCATCGACGAGTTCGACGCGACGACGGGCGCGCACGAAGCGATGATGATTACGCTGACTGGAACGGGAGGCGCGTTGTTCGGCAGTATGCTGACGACCGCGTTGGGGACCGGTTCGCTCGCGCTCGCAATCACGCCGATTCTCGGAAACTTCGGCGTCCTCATCGGCCTGAGCGTCACGTATTCGTTCTTGGCAGCGGTAATCGCACTCCCGCCCGCAGTGTTGCTCTGGGAACGCATACGGCAATGGGACCTCGACCCGTTGGCGCGACTCCGCCCGGCGACACGATAG
- a CDS encoding pirin family protein codes for MKVGSETKLYKAERTDVSQNQGKFRTYFNFPGRALPDHADHGYGPLATIVESFMDPDTHIAMHPHRDEEIISWVPAGVMRHGDQDGNDLVTDADHLMVMNAGETFWHEEFTRADDPPLRMLQMFVRPHSLGLEPNIQHEPIDAPVEGEWRHLFGPEGSDVPLFVRNQVDLFDLRLDAGSSADLPEIEGRDAYFYVFDGAVEAAGTRFGKTESGLLVDDAGLTLTADEDATVVAFLVDPDAPVTRQGTIGR; via the coding sequence ATGAAAGTCGGCTCCGAGACGAAGCTCTACAAGGCGGAGCGAACCGACGTCTCCCAGAATCAGGGGAAGTTCCGGACCTACTTCAACTTCCCCGGTCGCGCCCTCCCGGACCACGCGGACCACGGCTACGGCCCGCTCGCGACCATCGTCGAGTCGTTCATGGACCCCGACACCCACATCGCGATGCATCCCCACCGCGACGAAGAAATCATCTCGTGGGTGCCCGCCGGCGTGATGCGCCACGGCGACCAAGACGGCAACGACCTCGTCACCGACGCCGACCACCTGATGGTGATGAACGCGGGCGAGACGTTCTGGCACGAGGAGTTCACCCGCGCGGACGACCCGCCGCTCCGGATGCTCCAGATGTTCGTCCGACCCCACAGCCTCGGGCTGGAGCCGAACATCCAACACGAACCCATCGACGCCCCCGTCGAGGGCGAGTGGCGACACCTGTTCGGCCCCGAGGGCTCCGACGTGCCGCTTTTCGTCCGCAACCAAGTGGACCTGTTCGACCTCCGACTCGACGCCGGGTCGAGCGCCGACCTCCCCGAAATCGAGGGCCGCGACGCGTACTTCTACGTGTTCGACGGCGCGGTCGAGGCCGCCGGCACGCGCTTCGGGAAGACCGAAAGCGGCCTGCTCGTCGACGACGCCGGCCTGACGCTCACCGCCGACGAGGACGCCACCGTCGTCGCCTTCCTGGTCGACCCCGACGCGCCCGTCACACGACAGGGAACCATCGGTCGCTGA
- a CDS encoding ring-cleaving dioxygenase → MLTDTVGIHHVTGIVRDAQANVDFYATTLGLRLVKQTVNFNEKFTRHLFYGDETGSPGTALTFFPYPAEEPGRPGTPQIRTVSLVIPPDAVDYWADRLTDRGVEVDGPFERFDETVLRISDPDGTDLELVTGESSVEPWDDGPVPAERAIRGIHGVTLHSTNPFVTASVLDTLGFDLVAQEGDRVRYRAPGDRATVVDLLDRDGEFGREGAGSIHHVAVRVEDEAQLYEWHDLFRERGYDVSRVKDRHVFQSLYVREPGGILFELATDGPGLTFDVDPETLGESLYLPPWLEEDREMIQNQLRPLDLPAGVGPSSDGGSN, encoded by the coding sequence ATGCTCACAGACACCGTCGGAATCCACCACGTCACGGGAATCGTCCGCGACGCGCAGGCGAACGTCGACTTCTACGCGACGACGCTCGGTCTGCGCCTCGTCAAGCAGACGGTGAACTTCAACGAGAAGTTCACGCGTCACCTGTTTTACGGCGACGAGACCGGCTCGCCCGGGACGGCCCTGACGTTCTTCCCGTACCCCGCCGAGGAGCCGGGTCGCCCCGGAACGCCGCAGATTCGGACCGTGTCGCTCGTGATACCCCCCGACGCCGTCGACTACTGGGCCGACCGCCTCACCGACCGCGGCGTCGAAGTCGACGGCCCGTTCGAGCGGTTCGACGAGACCGTTCTTCGGATTTCGGACCCCGACGGCACCGACCTCGAACTCGTCACCGGCGAGTCGTCGGTCGAACCCTGGGATGACGGTCCGGTCCCCGCCGAGCGCGCGATTCGCGGCATCCACGGCGTCACGCTCCACTCGACGAACCCCTTCGTGACCGCAAGCGTGCTCGACACGCTCGGGTTCGACCTCGTGGCGCAGGAGGGCGACCGCGTCCGCTACCGAGCGCCGGGCGACCGGGCGACCGTCGTGGACCTCCTCGACCGGGACGGGGAGTTCGGCCGCGAGGGCGCGGGGAGCATCCACCACGTCGCGGTCCGCGTCGAGGACGAGGCCCAGTTGTACGAGTGGCACGACCTGTTCCGCGAGCGCGGCTACGACGTGTCGCGGGTGAAAGACAGACACGTGTTCCAGTCGCTGTACGTCCGCGAACCGGGCGGTATCCTGTTCGAACTCGCGACCGACGGTCCCGGTCTGACGTTCGATGTCGACCCGGAGACGCTCGGGGAGTCGCTGTACCTCCCGCCGTGGCTGGAGGAGGACCGAGAGATGATACAGAACCAACTGCGCCCGCTGGACCTGCCGGCTGGCGTTGGACCCAGTAGCGACGGCGGGTCGAACTGA
- a CDS encoding alpha/beta hydrolase, whose protein sequence is MAPRPTTPRSATDPHEGQEIATAGAPPQVADAAVIMLHGRGSKARHVLTLVDEFLHRGVMYLAPQAAGSSWYPAPAASPIERNEPWLTSALGRVSAALDIATDTGVPPERVVFFGFSQGACLAAEFALRNPRRYGGLVALSGSLLGPDLGSRPAGDDGNGDHDNHGSDADLGGTPVFFGSGRDDPRVETDRVEASARVFAELGADATSRLYEGLGHAINDDEIRVIDSFIERLD, encoded by the coding sequence ATGGCTCCCCGTCCGACCACGCCCCGGTCCGCAACCGACCCCCACGAGGGACAGGAGATTGCGACGGCCGGCGCGCCGCCGCAGGTCGCCGACGCGGCCGTTATCATGCTCCACGGCCGCGGGTCGAAAGCGCGGCACGTCCTCACGCTCGTCGACGAGTTCCTCCACCGGGGCGTGATGTACCTCGCGCCGCAGGCCGCCGGGAGTTCGTGGTATCCCGCCCCGGCCGCCAGTCCCATCGAGCGAAACGAGCCGTGGCTCACCTCCGCGCTCGGCCGGGTGTCGGCCGCGCTCGATATCGCCACCGACACCGGGGTTCCCCCCGAGCGCGTCGTCTTTTTCGGGTTCTCGCAGGGCGCGTGCCTCGCCGCCGAGTTCGCGCTTCGGAACCCCCGCCGGTACGGCGGCCTCGTCGCGCTCTCGGGAAGCCTCCTCGGCCCCGACCTCGGGAGCCGGCCCGCCGGCGACGACGGCAATGGCGACCACGACAATCACGGCAGCGACGCCGACCTCGGCGGCACGCCGGTTTTCTTCGGAAGCGGCCGCGACGACCCCCGCGTCGAGACCGACCGCGTCGAGGCGTCGGCCCGCGTCTTCGCGGAACTCGGCGCCGACGCGACGAGTCGGCTGTACGAGGGACTGGGCCACGCCATCAACGACGACGAAATCCGGGTCATCGACTCGTTCATCGAGCGACTCGACTGA
- a CDS encoding NAD(P)/FAD-dependent oxidoreductase, with product MADVIVIGGGPAGLTTALFAAKNGLSTTVFDTDQTWMHKAHLFNYPGIGSIDGSNYMETLRTQVDHFDAERHQGEEVTDVSESDDGFVVATDDDEYEADYVVLATGANRDLAESLGCAFDDDLVDVDVTMETSVEDAYATGAMVRAEEWQAVISAGDGAAAALNILSKEKGEHYHDFDVPADAESVFGSLIDEV from the coding sequence ATGGCAGACGTAATCGTCATCGGCGGCGGTCCCGCTGGTCTGACAACCGCCCTCTTCGCCGCGAAGAACGGACTCTCCACGACGGTCTTCGACACCGACCAAACGTGGATGCACAAGGCGCACCTGTTCAACTATCCCGGAATCGGCTCCATCGACGGCTCGAACTACATGGAGACGCTCCGCACGCAGGTCGACCACTTCGACGCGGAGCGCCACCAAGGCGAGGAAGTCACCGACGTGAGCGAGAGCGACGACGGGTTCGTCGTCGCGACCGACGACGACGAGTACGAGGCCGACTACGTCGTGCTCGCCACGGGTGCGAACCGTGACCTCGCGGAGTCCCTCGGCTGCGCGTTCGACGACGACCTCGTCGACGTGGACGTGACGATGGAGACGAGCGTCGAGGACGCCTACGCCACGGGCGCGATGGTCCGCGCCGAGGAGTGGCAGGCCGTCATCTCCGCCGGCGACGGCGCGGCCGCCGCCCTCAACATCCTCTCGAAGGAGAAAGGCGAGCACTACCACGACTTCGACGTGCCCGCCGACGCCGAGTCCGTCTTCGGCTCCCTCATCGACGAGGTCTAA
- a CDS encoding DMT family transporter, with protein sequence MDRDRLLAAAPLLAASIWGGMYVVSKWGFRSIPPLTLAFLRIALGAGVLYIAVRATTPARSFDRSEWRRFAALAVWLTAALSTQFVGTDLTNASQGSLLTVLTPVFMLVLGVTALGEHLTRRKSLGTALATVGTLVVLSGQYDAAALAGGSVSGVALLLFSSLCFAAFSVFAKPLIRRYSALETATYATVLSVPLFGALVPVEFYLDPAAFGSISPSLPVVGAVLYLGLLSTAAAWYCWYKGMEYADASAVGVFFFAQPVVGILLGAVFLREPVGLELLGGGAVLAVGVLLVNTD encoded by the coding sequence ATGGACCGCGACCGACTCCTCGCCGCCGCCCCGCTTCTCGCGGCGAGCATCTGGGGCGGGATGTACGTCGTCAGCAAGTGGGGGTTCCGGTCGATACCGCCGCTGACGCTCGCGTTCCTCAGAATCGCACTCGGTGCGGGCGTCCTCTACATCGCCGTGCGGGCGACCACGCCCGCACGGTCGTTCGACCGAAGCGAGTGGCGACGGTTCGCGGCACTCGCCGTCTGGCTGACCGCGGCGCTTTCGACCCAGTTCGTGGGAACCGATTTGACGAACGCGAGTCAGGGCTCGTTGCTGACCGTGTTGACTCCGGTGTTCATGCTCGTACTGGGGGTAACAGCGCTCGGCGAGCATCTCACGCGCCGGAAATCGCTCGGGACGGCGCTCGCAACGGTCGGGACGCTCGTCGTCCTCTCGGGGCAGTACGACGCGGCCGCGCTCGCCGGCGGGAGCGTCTCGGGCGTCGCGTTACTCCTGTTTTCGTCGCTCTGTTTCGCCGCGTTTTCCGTGTTCGCAAAGCCGCTCATCCGGCGGTACTCGGCGCTCGAAACCGCGACGTACGCAACGGTGCTGTCGGTACCGCTGTTCGGCGCGTTGGTCCCGGTGGAGTTCTATCTCGACCCGGCGGCGTTCGGTTCGATTTCGCCCTCGCTTCCGGTCGTGGGCGCGGTGCTCTACCTCGGCCTCTTGAGCACCGCGGCCGCGTGGTACTGCTGGTACAAAGGAATGGAGTACGCGGACGCGAGCGCCGTCGGCGTCTTCTTCTTCGCTCAGCCGGTCGTCGGCATCCTGCTCGGGGCCGTCTTCCTGCGCGAACCGGTCGGCCTCGAACTCCTCGGCGGGGGCGCTGTTCTCGCTGTCGGAGTCCTTCTCGTGAACACGGACTGA
- the sod gene encoding superoxide dismutase — protein MSDYELDPLPYEYDALEPHISEQVLTWHHDTHHQGYVNGWNAAEETLAENREAGEFGSSAGALRNVTHNGSGHILHDLFWQNMSPEGGDEPEGALAERIAEDFGSYEAWKGEFEAAAGAAGGWALLVYDSFSNQLRNVVVDKHDQGALWGSHPILALDVWEHSYYHDYGPARGDFVSAFFEVVDWDEPAARYEQAVELFE, from the coding sequence ATGTCAGACTACGAACTCGACCCGCTTCCGTACGAGTACGACGCCCTCGAACCGCACATCTCCGAGCAGGTGCTGACGTGGCATCACGACACCCACCACCAGGGCTACGTCAACGGCTGGAACGCGGCCGAGGAGACCCTCGCCGAGAACCGCGAAGCAGGCGAGTTCGGCTCGTCCGCCGGCGCGCTCCGCAACGTCACCCACAACGGCTCGGGACACATTCTGCACGACCTGTTCTGGCAGAACATGTCGCCGGAAGGCGGCGACGAGCCCGAGGGTGCGCTCGCAGAGCGCATCGCGGAGGACTTCGGTTCCTACGAGGCGTGGAAGGGTGAATTCGAAGCGGCGGCCGGCGCGGCCGGCGGCTGGGCGCTTCTGGTGTACGACTCGTTCTCGAACCAGCTTCGGAACGTCGTCGTCGACAAGCACGACCAGGGCGCGCTCTGGGGTAGCCATCCCATCCTCGCGCTGGACGTCTGGGAGCACTCGTACTACCACGACTACGGCCCGGCCCGCGGCGACTTCGTCTCCGCGTTCTTCGAGGTCGTCGACTGGGACGAACCCGCCGCTCGCTACGAGCAGGCCGTCGAACTCTTCGAGTAA
- a CDS encoding substrate-binding domain-containing protein: protein MAQDSKKLAGSVSRRQFLVASSAAGVAGLAGCSGQSNPEADAPATEEEETDAPETTTSTPEETTESSAPQMLTAEGSSTVYPIANKGSSYWNSNAPPSDGEYWGSTDEATVPGWDEIETDLRLADYFASLYGFEPTDTQANPPFATSIGLSHSGTGCKSVRDGLVDIGNSSGPITAELGISESKAEENYVDHVVGRDGQPVVVSKDIYDAGVTQLTGDEVKQIYQDEITNWSEVGGPDQEIYVVGRAEGSGTDTSFRLNMLGSADASMEGVDTRKGQNQQVATVVQQNSGAIAYMALAFTGPQVLPIGIEFEGTLYEPDKDAEHTIFDSDYPLNRDLHQYTTITEDTPSGTDMREAAFINMFLTTFGQKLFVEDNNYIPLPTKDIESQKSKLPSQA, encoded by the coding sequence ATGGCGCAAGATTCCAAGAAGTTGGCAGGCAGCGTATCACGTCGGCAGTTCCTCGTCGCGTCGAGCGCGGCGGGCGTCGCGGGGCTCGCCGGTTGTTCGGGGCAGTCGAACCCCGAGGCCGACGCGCCGGCGACCGAAGAAGAAGAGACGGACGCTCCGGAGACCACGACCTCGACCCCCGAGGAGACGACCGAATCGAGCGCGCCGCAGATGCTCACCGCCGAGGGCTCCTCGACGGTGTATCCCATCGCGAACAAGGGGAGTTCCTACTGGAACTCCAACGCGCCGCCGAGCGACGGCGAGTACTGGGGTTCGACCGACGAGGCGACCGTCCCCGGCTGGGACGAGATTGAGACTGACCTTCGTCTGGCCGACTACTTCGCGAGCCTCTACGGCTTCGAGCCGACCGATACGCAGGCGAACCCGCCGTTCGCCACCAGCATCGGCCTGAGCCACTCCGGAACCGGCTGCAAGTCCGTCCGCGACGGCCTCGTCGACATCGGCAACTCCTCCGGCCCCATCACGGCCGAACTCGGCATCAGCGAGTCTAAGGCCGAGGAGAACTACGTGGACCACGTCGTCGGCCGCGACGGTCAGCCGGTCGTCGTGAGCAAGGATATCTACGACGCAGGCGTCACCCAGCTCACCGGCGATGAAGTCAAGCAGATCTACCAAGACGAGATCACGAACTGGAGCGAAGTCGGTGGCCCCGACCAGGAAATCTACGTGGTCGGCCGCGCGGAGGGCTCCGGAACGGACACCTCGTTCCGCCTCAACATGCTCGGGAGCGCCGACGCCTCGATGGAGGGCGTCGACACCCGTAAGGGGCAGAACCAGCAGGTTGCGACGGTCGTCCAGCAGAACTCGGGCGCCATCGCATACATGGCTCTCGCCTTCACCGGCCCGCAGGTCCTACCCATCGGTATCGAATTCGAGGGCACGCTCTACGAGCCCGACAAGGACGCCGAACACACCATCTTCGACAGCGACTACCCGCTGAACCGCGACCTCCACCAGTACACGACCATCACGGAGGACACGCCGAGCGGGACGGACATGCGCGAGGCCGCCTTCATCAACATGTTCCTCACGACGTTCGGTCAGAAGCTCTTCGTCGAGGACAACAACTACATCCCGCTTCCGACGAAGGACATCGAGTCCCAGAAGAGCAAGCTTCCGAGCCAAGCGTAA